From a single Streptomyces liliifuscus genomic region:
- the tsf gene encoding translation elongation factor Ts, giving the protein MANYTAADVKKLRELTGAGMMDCKKALDEADGNVDKAVEALRIKGQKGVAKREGRSAENGAVVSIIADDNTSGVLVELKCETDFVAKGERFQAVANTIAEHVTKTSPADLEALLASEIEAGKTVQAYVDEANANLGEKIVLDRFAQFSGAYVGSYMHRTMPDLPPQIGVLVELDKADADLAKGIAQHIAAFAPKYLSREDVPAEVVESERRVAEETTRAEGKPEAALPKIVEGRVNGFFKEATLLGQPYALDQKKSVQKILDEAGVTLKRFVRIKVGI; this is encoded by the coding sequence ATGGCGAACTACACCGCCGCTGACGTCAAGAAGCTCCGCGAGCTCACCGGCGCCGGCATGATGGACTGCAAGAAGGCCCTGGACGAGGCCGACGGCAACGTCGACAAGGCCGTCGAGGCGCTGCGCATCAAGGGCCAGAAGGGCGTCGCCAAGCGCGAGGGCCGCTCCGCCGAGAACGGCGCCGTGGTTTCCATCATCGCCGACGACAACACCTCCGGCGTCCTGGTCGAGCTGAAGTGCGAGACGGACTTCGTCGCCAAGGGCGAGAGGTTCCAGGCCGTCGCCAACACGATCGCCGAGCACGTCACCAAGACCTCCCCGGCCGACCTCGAGGCGCTGCTCGCGTCCGAGATCGAGGCCGGCAAGACGGTCCAGGCGTACGTCGACGAGGCCAACGCCAACCTGGGCGAGAAGATCGTCCTGGACCGCTTCGCGCAGTTCTCCGGCGCCTACGTCGGCTCGTACATGCACCGCACCATGCCCGACCTGCCCCCGCAGATCGGTGTCCTGGTCGAGCTGGACAAGGCCGACGCCGACCTTGCCAAGGGCATCGCGCAGCACATCGCCGCCTTCGCGCCGAAGTACCTCTCCCGTGAGGACGTTCCGGCCGAGGTCGTCGAGTCCGAGCGTCGCGTCGCCGAGGAGACCACCCGCGCCGAGGGCAAGCCCGAGGCCGCCCTCCCGAAGATCGTCGAGGGTCGCGTCAACGGCTTCTTCAAGGAGGCCACCCTTCTCGGTCAGCCGTACGCGCTCGACCAGAAGAAGTCCGTCCAGAAGATCCTGGACGAGGCCGGTGTCACCCTGAAGCGTTTCGTACGCATCAAGGTCGGCATCTGA
- a CDS encoding PPOX class F420-dependent oxidoreductase, with amino-acid sequence MSFTDEEIAYMRSQPLARVATLSPDGRQPDVVPLAFEYDGTHFWIGGSGSSVAGTRKFRNIRAGHLEVALVIDDLVSLDPFIARGVRVYGTAEEPVERVGMVGPGLYVRITPTVSWSWNMAGRPVGAEWYPSRRSVHEMPPSGRPDQG; translated from the coding sequence ATGTCGTTCACCGACGAAGAGATCGCCTACATGCGGTCGCAGCCGCTCGCCCGCGTCGCGACGCTGTCCCCCGACGGCCGGCAGCCCGATGTGGTCCCGCTCGCCTTCGAGTACGACGGCACTCACTTCTGGATCGGTGGCAGTGGCTCGTCGGTCGCCGGGACCCGTAAGTTCCGCAACATCCGGGCCGGTCACCTCGAGGTGGCCCTCGTGATCGACGATCTGGTGTCCCTCGATCCGTTCATCGCGCGCGGGGTACGGGTGTACGGCACCGCCGAGGAACCCGTCGAGCGGGTGGGGATGGTCGGCCCGGGGCTCTATGTGCGCATCACGCCGACCGTCTCCTGGAGCTGGAACATGGCGGGCCGTCCGGTGGGCGCGGAGTGGTATCCGTCGCGGCGGTCGGTCCATGAGATGCCGCCGTCCGGCCGACCGGACCAGGGCTAG
- a CDS encoding TetR/AcrR family transcriptional regulator gives MAEHRSMQRAALLDAARSLLSEGGTEALTFPALAERTGLARSSVYEYFRSRAAVVEELCEVDFPVWAAEVEAAMALAGTPEGKVEAYVRQQLGLVGDRRHRAVVAISASELDAGAREKIRAAHGGLVAMIVEALRDIGHEQPRMAAMLLQGIVDAAVRRIEIGAAEDPGVITDAAVAMALRGVQG, from the coding sequence GTGGCCGAGCACCGGTCGATGCAGCGAGCCGCCCTGCTGGACGCGGCGCGGTCACTGCTGTCCGAGGGCGGGACGGAGGCGCTGACGTTCCCGGCACTCGCCGAGCGGACGGGTCTGGCGCGGTCCTCCGTGTACGAGTACTTCCGGTCGCGGGCCGCCGTCGTCGAAGAGCTCTGCGAGGTCGACTTCCCGGTATGGGCGGCCGAGGTCGAGGCGGCGATGGCCCTGGCAGGGACGCCCGAGGGCAAGGTCGAGGCGTACGTCCGCCAGCAGCTGGGTCTCGTCGGCGACCGGCGTCACCGGGCTGTCGTGGCGATCTCCGCCAGCGAGCTCGACGCGGGTGCGCGCGAGAAGATCCGCGCGGCTCACGGGGGACTCGTCGCGATGATCGTCGAGGCGCTGCGGGACATCGGGCACGAGCAGCCCCGGATGGCCGCGATGCTCCTCCAGGGGATCGTGGACGCGGCCGTGCGCAGGATCGAGATCGGCGCGGCCGAGGACCCCGGTGTGATCACCGACGCCGCGGTGGCGATGGCCCTGCGGGGCGTCCAGGGCTGA
- the dprA gene encoding DNA-processing protein DprA: protein MSGDGWGGGDGGDSRDHRGSRDNRGSRDGRGSGDSGDVARLHRAFLARVVEPGDEVCGRWLRELGAAEVVRRLVGGGQQLPGVTDKRWAGLRARAERADPEHDLAVARDAGTRFVCPGDAEWPAQLDDLGDARPTGLWVRGRPSLRIWALRSVAVVGARACTEYGAHMASVLGAGLAERGWVVVSGGAYGVDGATHRGALGAGGATVAVLACGVDRPYPRGHTQLITRIAEQGLVVGELPPGDHPTPSRFILRNRVIAALTRGTVVVEAAYRSGALVTARAAQRLGRYAIGVPGPATSALSAGVHELLRGDAALVTDAAEVAELVGDMGELAPDRRGPVLPRDLLDPAAARVLAALPAQGIASPQDTARGAGTTADDAVARLYELRSLGFVERHGDGWKLTRQATISVDTDRGRC from the coding sequence GTGAGCGGGGACGGCTGGGGCGGAGGGGATGGCGGGGACAGCAGAGACCACAGGGGCAGCAGAGATAACAGGGGTAGCAGAGATGGGAGGGGAAGCGGGGACAGCGGGGACGTCGCGCGGCTCCATCGGGCCTTCCTCGCGCGCGTCGTCGAACCGGGGGACGAGGTCTGCGGACGGTGGTTGCGCGAGCTCGGGGCCGCGGAGGTGGTCCGGCGGCTCGTCGGAGGCGGGCAACAGCTGCCGGGCGTGACGGACAAACGATGGGCGGGGCTGAGGGCCCGGGCCGAGCGGGCTGACCCGGAGCACGACCTCGCCGTGGCACGGGACGCCGGGACGCGGTTCGTCTGCCCGGGGGACGCCGAATGGCCCGCACAGCTGGACGACCTCGGGGACGCGCGGCCCACCGGTCTGTGGGTGCGAGGGCGGCCCAGCCTGCGGATATGGGCGCTGCGCTCGGTCGCGGTCGTCGGGGCGCGGGCCTGCACCGAGTACGGCGCGCACATGGCGTCCGTACTGGGCGCGGGGCTCGCCGAGCGGGGTTGGGTCGTGGTGTCCGGGGGTGCCTACGGGGTGGACGGCGCGACACACCGCGGTGCTCTCGGCGCGGGCGGGGCCACCGTCGCCGTACTCGCCTGCGGGGTCGACCGGCCCTATCCGCGCGGGCACACTCAACTGATCACCCGCATCGCCGAACAGGGACTGGTCGTGGGCGAGTTGCCGCCCGGCGACCATCCGACACCGAGCAGGTTCATCCTGCGCAACAGAGTCATCGCGGCGTTGACCCGCGGCACGGTGGTCGTCGAGGCGGCGTACCGCAGCGGCGCTCTGGTCACCGCCCGGGCCGCCCAGCGGTTGGGCCGGTACGCGATAGGGGTGCCGGGCCCGGCCACCAGCGCGCTCTCGGCGGGGGTGCACGAACTGCTGCGCGGGGACGCGGCGCTGGTCACGGACGCCGCGGAAGTGGCGGAGCTGGTCGGTGACATGGGCGAGCTGGCGCCGGACCGGCGTGGGCCGGTGCTGCCGCGCGACCTCCTGGACCCCGCCGCCGCCCGTGTGCTTGCCGCGCTGCCGGCCCAGGGGATCGCGTCGCCCCAGGACACGGCCAGGGGCGCCGGCACTACGGCGGACGACGCGGTCGCGAGACTGTACGAACTCCGCTCACTTGGGTTCGTCGAACGACACGGCGACGGCTGGAAGTTGACACGCCAGGCCACTATCTCCGTCGACACGGATCGGGGGCGATGCTGA
- the frr gene encoding ribosome recycling factor, whose translation MIEETLLEAEEKMEKAVVVAKEDFAAIRTGRAHPAMFNKIVADYYGALTPINQLASFSVPEPRMAVVTPFDKSALRNIEQAIRDSDLGVNPSNDGNIIRVVFPELTEERRKDYIKVARTKAEDSKISIRSVRRKAKDGIDKMIKDGEVGEDEGRRAEKELDDTTAKYVAQVDELLKHKEAELLEV comes from the coding sequence GTGATCGAAGAGACCCTCCTCGAGGCCGAGGAGAAGATGGAGAAGGCCGTCGTGGTCGCCAAGGAGGACTTCGCCGCGATCCGCACCGGCCGTGCGCACCCGGCGATGTTCAACAAGATCGTGGCGGACTACTACGGCGCGCTGACGCCGATCAACCAACTGGCCTCGTTCTCGGTGCCCGAGCCGCGTATGGCCGTGGTGACCCCGTTCGACAAGAGCGCGCTGCGCAACATCGAGCAGGCGATCCGTGACTCCGACCTCGGCGTCAACCCGAGCAACGACGGCAATATCATCCGGGTGGTGTTCCCCGAGCTGACGGAGGAGCGCCGCAAGGACTACATCAAGGTCGCCCGCACCAAGGCCGAGGACTCCAAGATCTCGATCCGCTCCGTGCGCCGCAAGGCCAAGGACGGCATCGACAAGATGATCAAGGACGGCGAGGTCGGCGAGGACGAGGGCCGCCGTGCGGAGAAGGAGCTCGACGACACCACCGCGAAGTACGTCGCCCAGGTGGACGAGCTGCTCAAGCACAAGGAAGCAGAGCTGCTCGAGGTCTGA
- the rpsB gene encoding 30S ribosomal protein S2, with the protein MAVVTMRELLESGVHFGHQTRRWNPKMKRFIFTERNGIYIIDLLQSLSYIDRAYEFVKETVAHGGTVMFVGTKKQAQEAIAEQATRVGMPYVNQRWLGGMLTNFSTVYKRLQRLKELEQIDFEDVAASGLTKKELLVLSREKAKLEKTLGGIREMSKVPSAVWIVDTKKEHIAVGEARKLNIPVVAILDTNCDPDEVDYKIPGNDDAIRSVTLLTRVIADAVAEGLISRSGAGKAAEGDKAAGEPLAAWERDLLEGGEKKADEAPAEAPAAEAPAAEEAPAAAEAEAPAAAEAPVAEAPAAEAEKPAEAEQA; encoded by the coding sequence ATGGCCGTCGTCACGATGCGGGAGCTGCTGGAAAGCGGCGTCCACTTCGGTCACCAGACCCGTCGTTGGAACCCGAAGATGAAGCGATTCATCTTCACGGAGCGCAACGGCATCTACATCATCGACCTGCTCCAGTCGCTGTCGTACATCGACCGCGCCTACGAGTTCGTCAAGGAGACCGTCGCCCACGGCGGCACGGTCATGTTCGTCGGCACGAAGAAGCAGGCGCAGGAGGCCATCGCCGAGCAGGCCACCCGCGTCGGCATGCCCTACGTCAACCAGCGCTGGCTGGGCGGCATGCTCACCAACTTCTCCACCGTCTACAAGCGTCTGCAGCGCCTCAAGGAGCTTGAGCAGATCGACTTCGAGGACGTCGCCGCGTCCGGTCTCACCAAGAAGGAGCTTCTCGTGCTCTCGCGCGAGAAGGCCAAGCTGGAGAAGACCCTCGGTGGTATCCGCGAGATGTCCAAGGTTCCCAGCGCCGTCTGGATCGTGGACACCAAGAAGGAGCACATCGCGGTCGGTGAGGCCCGGAAGCTCAACATCCCGGTCGTCGCCATCCTCGACACCAACTGCGACCCCGACGAGGTCGACTACAAGATCCCGGGCAACGACGACGCGATCCGTTCCGTCACCCTGCTCACCCGCGTGATCGCCGACGCCGTCGCCGAGGGCCTCATCTCCCGTTCCGGTGCCGGCAAGGCCGCCGAGGGTGACAAGGCCGCGGGCGAGCCGCTCGCCGCCTGGGAGCGCGACCTGCTCGAGGGCGGCGAGAAGAAGGCCGACGAGGCTCCCGCCGAGGCGCCTGCCGCTGAGGCCCCTGCCGCCGAGGAGGCCCCCGCGGCCGCCGAGGCCGAGGCTCCGGCCGCTGCCGAGGCTCCCGTCGCCGAGGCCCCCGCTGCTGAGGCCGAGAAGCCGGCCGAGGCCGAGCAGGCCTGA
- a CDS encoding murein hydrolase activator EnvC family protein, which produces MREDRSMRTWLTLLLALVVAAVGAAGAALPAATALDGGPGRGPGGLPGDDPVGSSPSAPPAADTSVPAVGRAWPVGLRPSVIRGWEPPASTYGRGHRGIDLTAAPGAPVRAVAPGRVSFAGRVAGRGVVSVELNGTGDPPLRTTYEPVRATAKKGAEVAAGEVIGVLEPTGSHCPASCLHWGLRRADTYLDPLSLLPPWLLGRGPSRLLPVIGVPEPEA; this is translated from the coding sequence ATGCGAGAAGACCGATCGATGCGTACGTGGCTGACGTTGCTGCTGGCTCTGGTGGTTGCCGCCGTGGGCGCCGCGGGTGCTGCTCTGCCCGCGGCGACCGCCCTCGACGGGGGTCCCGGCCGCGGGCCCGGCGGCCTGCCCGGCGATGACCCCGTCGGCAGTTCGCCCTCAGCTCCACCCGCCGCCGACACGTCGGTGCCCGCCGTCGGCCGCGCCTGGCCGGTGGGCCTGCGTCCGTCGGTGATACGCGGCTGGGAACCCCCGGCCAGCACCTACGGCCGGGGCCATCGCGGGATCGACCTCACGGCGGCACCCGGCGCCCCGGTCCGCGCCGTGGCCCCCGGCCGTGTCTCCTTCGCGGGCCGGGTCGCGGGCCGCGGGGTCGTATCGGTGGAACTGAACGGCACGGGCGACCCTCCCCTGCGCACGACCTACGAGCCGGTGCGGGCGACGGCGAAGAAGGGCGCGGAGGTGGCGGCGGGCGAGGTGATCGGCGTACTGGAACCGACGGGATCCCACTGTCCTGCGTCCTGCCTGCACTGGGGACTGCGCCGGGCCGACACCTACCTCGACCCGCTGTCCCTGCTGCCGCCGTGGCTGCTCGGCCGGGGACCGTCACGGCTGCTGCCGGTCATCGGAGTGCCCGAGCCCGAGGCGTGA
- the whiG gene encoding RNA polymerase sigma factor WhiG, translated as MPQHTSGSDRAAVTPAARGGVRPPAPSTLDELWRSYKTTGDERLREQLILHYSPLVKYVAGRVSVGLPPNVEQADFVSSGVFGLIDAIEKFDIEREIKFETYAITRIRGAMIDELRALDWIPRSVRQKARNVERAYATLEARLRRTPSECEVAGEMGIAVDELHAVFSQLSLANVVALEELLHVGGEGGDRLSLMDTLEDTAADNPVEVAEDRELRRFLARAINTLPEREKTVVTLYYYEGLTLAEIGNVLGVTESRVSQIHTKSVLQLRAKLASFGR; from the coding sequence ATGCCCCAGCACACCTCCGGGTCTGACCGGGCGGCTGTTACCCCCGCTGCCCGCGGCGGCGTGCGGCCGCCCGCCCCCTCGACGCTCGACGAGCTGTGGAGGTCGTACAAGACCACGGGCGACGAGCGACTGCGCGAGCAGCTGATCCTGCACTACTCGCCGCTGGTGAAGTACGTCGCGGGCCGGGTGAGTGTGGGGCTGCCGCCCAATGTGGAGCAGGCGGACTTCGTCTCGTCGGGAGTGTTCGGGCTGATCGACGCCATCGAGAAGTTCGACATCGAGCGGGAGATCAAGTTCGAGACGTACGCGATCACGCGGATCCGGGGCGCCATGATCGACGAGCTGAGGGCGCTGGACTGGATCCCGCGGTCCGTGCGGCAGAAGGCACGCAATGTCGAGCGGGCCTACGCGACGCTGGAGGCGCGGCTGCGGCGTACGCCGTCGGAGTGCGAGGTGGCCGGCGAGATGGGTATCGCGGTCGACGAACTGCATGCGGTGTTCAGTCAGTTGTCGCTGGCCAACGTGGTGGCCCTGGAGGAGCTGCTGCATGTCGGCGGTGAGGGCGGCGACCGGCTGAGCCTGATGGACACCCTTGAGGACACCGCGGCCGACAATCCCGTGGAGGTCGCCGAGGACCGGGAACTGCGGCGCTTTTTGGCACGGGCCATCAACACGCTGCCCGAGCGTGAGAAGACCGTCGTCACGCTCTACTACTACGAAGGGCTCACGCTCGCCGAGATCGGCAATGTCCTCGGAGTGACGGAGAGCCGGGTCAGCCAGATCCACACCAAGTCCGTGCTGCAGCTGCGCGCCAAGCTGGCGAGCTTCGGACGCTGA
- the pyrH gene encoding UMP kinase, with amino-acid sequence MTTTKADKDEKSDTGKGAGRFLLKLSGEAFAGGGALGVDPDVVHKMAREIAAVVRGGAQIAVVIGGGNFFRGAELQQRGMDRARSDYMGMLGTVMNCLALQDFLEKEGIDSRVQTAITMGQVAEPYIPLRAVRHLEKGRVVIFGAGMGMPYFSTDTTAAQRALEIDAEALLMGKNGVDGVYDSDPKTNPEAVKFDSLSYGEVITRDLKVADMTAITLCRDNKLPILVFELLAEGNIARAVKGEKIGTLVGDQGSRA; translated from the coding sequence ATGACCACCACCAAGGCCGACAAGGACGAAAAGAGCGACACCGGCAAGGGCGCCGGCCGCTTCCTGCTGAAGCTTTCCGGCGAGGCTTTCGCCGGTGGCGGGGCACTCGGCGTCGACCCCGACGTGGTGCACAAAATGGCCCGGGAGATCGCCGCGGTGGTCCGCGGCGGTGCCCAGATCGCCGTCGTCATCGGCGGCGGCAACTTCTTCCGCGGCGCGGAACTCCAGCAGCGCGGCATGGACCGGGCCCGCTCCGACTACATGGGCATGCTCGGCACGGTCATGAACTGCCTGGCCCTCCAGGACTTCCTGGAGAAGGAGGGCATCGACTCGCGCGTGCAGACCGCCATCACCATGGGGCAGGTCGCCGAGCCGTACATCCCGCTGCGGGCCGTGCGGCACCTGGAGAAGGGCCGTGTGGTCATCTTCGGCGCGGGCATGGGCATGCCGTACTTCTCCACCGACACCACCGCCGCCCAGCGCGCCCTGGAGATCGACGCCGAGGCGCTGCTGATGGGCAAGAACGGTGTGGACGGGGTCTACGACTCCGACCCGAAGACCAACCCCGAAGCGGTCAAGTTCGACTCGCTCAGCTACGGCGAGGTCATCACCCGCGACCTCAAGGTCGCCGACATGACCGCGATCACCCTGTGCCGCGACAACAAGCTCCCGATCCTCGTCTTCGAGCTTCTGGCCGAGGGCAATATCGCGCGGGCGGTCAAGGGTGAGAAGATCGGCACGCTCGTGGGTGACCAGGGCAGTCGGGCCTGA
- a CDS encoding phosphatidate cytidylyltransferase has translation MNDSSWGAPPQAGYWGPSDQGPVQGAAPAGPAYDAHNAQQTRPMPIVPDVPAHGGDQDDDRGAARTGGPLFRDETPRTPPHQDPSSRVPSHQSQNPQEPMSSAAQPAPAPQKKSAGRDLGAAIGVGVGLGAVIVASLFVVKAAFVGVIAVAVVVGLWELTSRLAEQKAIKAPLVPLAVGGAAMVVAGYVRGAEGAWVAMALTALAVLVWRMTEPPEGYLKDVTAGVFAAFYIPFLATFVAMMLTADDGARRVLTFLLLAVVSDTGAYAVGWRFGKHKLAPRISPGKTREGLLGALAFAMVAGALCMQFLIDDGTWWQGLIIGLAVAASATLGDLGESMIKRDLGIKDMGTLLPGHGGIMDRLDSLLPTAPVVWLLLVLFVGS, from the coding sequence ATGAACGACTCTTCCTGGGGGGCGCCGCCACAAGCCGGGTACTGGGGGCCGTCCGACCAGGGGCCTGTCCAGGGGGCTGCCCCGGCGGGTCCCGCCTACGATGCGCACAACGCGCAGCAGACTCGCCCCATGCCCATCGTGCCCGACGTACCCGCGCATGGCGGAGACCAGGATGACGACCGGGGGGCTGCTCGGACGGGCGGCCCCCTGTTCCGCGACGAGACGCCTCGGACGCCGCCGCACCAGGATCCGTCCTCTCGGGTGCCGTCCCACCAGTCGCAGAATCCGCAGGAGCCCATGTCCAGCGCCGCACAGCCCGCACCCGCGCCGCAGAAGAAGAGCGCGGGCCGCGACCTGGGCGCTGCCATAGGGGTCGGGGTCGGGCTCGGTGCGGTGATCGTCGCGTCGCTGTTCGTCGTCAAGGCCGCCTTCGTCGGGGTGATAGCGGTCGCCGTCGTGGTCGGCCTCTGGGAACTCACGTCGCGGCTCGCCGAGCAGAAGGCCATCAAGGCGCCGCTCGTGCCGCTGGCGGTCGGCGGTGCCGCGATGGTGGTCGCCGGTTACGTCCGGGGTGCCGAGGGTGCCTGGGTGGCGATGGCGCTCACCGCGCTCGCGGTCCTGGTCTGGCGGATGACGGAACCGCCCGAGGGGTACCTCAAGGACGTCACCGCGGGAGTCTTCGCCGCTTTCTACATCCCGTTCCTCGCCACGTTCGTGGCGATGATGCTCACCGCGGACGACGGTGCGCGGCGGGTGCTCACGTTCCTGCTGCTGGCCGTGGTCAGCGACACGGGCGCGTACGCCGTCGGCTGGCGCTTCGGCAAGCACAAGCTCGCTCCGCGCATCAGCCCCGGCAAGACCCGCGAGGGTCTGCTGGGCGCGCTCGCCTTCGCCATGGTGGCGGGCGCGTTGTGCATGCAGTTCCTCATCGACGACGGCACGTGGTGGCAGGGCCTGATCATCGGCCTGGCGGTCGCGGCCAGCGCCACGCTCGGCGACCTCGGCGAGTCGATGATCAAGCGCGACCTGGGCATCAAGGACATGGGCACCCTGCTGCCGGGGCACGGCGGCATCATGGACCGCCTGGACTCGCTGCTGCCCACGGCTCCTGTGGTGTGGCTGTTGCTCGTGTTGTTCGTCGGTAGCTGA